GACACAGGGTCACCCTCGAACCGGCCGCCGCGTAACCGGTCACCCATATTGATCACCGACCAACCCGGCCTGGGTATCGGGTCACCGACCCCTACGCCCGGAACGTGCCTGGTCACGTAGTTACGTCTCAGACTCCGCCCTCGCGCACCTGCCCGACGTTATCTTTAGCCTTCGACTTGATCATGGCTTTGACCTGCCGGTCTTGGTCGTGGACGGTGTCGACGACGGTGGCCGTCAGGGTCTTGGTCAACAGGGGCCGATGAGTTTCGCGGGTTTGCGGTTCGGCGTGTCGCGTCCGGGTGGTCCGCCGCGAATGTCGGCGGCGCGGCGCTCGCCGAGGGCGCGGGCGAGCGCGTCGCGCAGTTGCTGGTTGTCGTGCTCGAGGTGGCGGATGCGCTCGGTGGCGGCTTCGAGTCGGCGCAGCAGGGACGCGTCGCTGGCGCGCTGTCGCTCGGGTGGGACCACCGGCGGAGTTGGGTGTTGACGGCGCCGGCGCAGGCGCTCGACCTCGGCGCGCAGGTCGTGCTGGGTGTAGAGCCAGGAGCGGGAGACCCCGGCTTCGCGGGCGAGTCCGTCGAGGGTGACGGGAGCGCTGGTGGCGTCCATGCGGCGCAACGCGGCCACCGCGCGGCGGCGGGTCTGCTCGGCGCGGTGTTGGGCGGCGGCGCGCAGGTGGCGGGTGTTGTCAGCCGGCATCGCGGGCGCCGTTCTGGTCGTGTTCGATCTCGCCGATCATGCGGTCGAGGTTGGTTAGGACGTGCGCGTTCATCTCGACCAT
The window above is part of the Sporichthyaceae bacterium genome. Proteins encoded here:
- a CDS encoding DUF6262 family protein, with product MPADNTRHLRAAAQHRAEQTRRRAVAALRRMDATSAPVTLDGLAREAGVSRSWLYTQHDLRAEVERLRRRRQHPTPPVVPPERQRASDASLLRRLEAATERIRHLEHDNQQLRDALARALGERRAADIRGGPPGRDTPNRKPAKLIGPC